From a single Amphiprion ocellaris isolate individual 3 ecotype Okinawa chromosome 18, ASM2253959v1, whole genome shotgun sequence genomic region:
- the si:ch73-256g18.2 gene encoding small integral membrane protein 36, producing the protein MGFMEFYLEIDPVTLNLIILVASYVILLLVFLISCILYDCRGKDPTKEYAPDTAPPPPSQSPIRLVVMQNSPASSRYEPNNTAGHELPTPDLSRDRGEREKRSTLV; encoded by the coding sequence ATGGGGTTCATGGAGTTCTACCTGGAGATCGACCCGGTCACCCTGAACCTCATCATCCTGGTGGCCAGCTACGTCATCCTGctcctcgtcttcctcatcTCCTGCATCCTGTACGACTGCCGAGGCAAAGACCCCACCAAGGAGTACGCCCCCGACACGGCCCCGCCGCCGCCCAGCCAGTCGCCCATCCGCCTGGTGGTCATGCAGAACTCCCCGGCCTCGTCCCGCTACGAGCCCAACAACACGGCCGGACACGAGCTGCCCACGCCCGACCTGAGCCGGGACCGAGGGGAGCGCGAGAAGAGGAGCACCCTGGTCTGA